The genome window gttactaattcacgcaaaaacggctgaacggatttggatgaaattgggaatggagatagattttaccctggattaacacataggctactttttatcccggaaaatcaaagagttcccgcgggattttgaaatcagctagtagataataataaaacaaaataaaagttttgaTCTCGTATATtggtagaaatattttttcccGCCACTCAATAATTTTATCAACAAATAATCGTAATCGGCAAAACCGTCGCCATTGTggaagatatttaaaaaattacccaGGTTCTTTACAATGTCCATTTTGCTTTTGTAATTTGAATGTGGAATATTTTCTATACTAAATCCTTCGACTAACAGATGTTGCAATGTTAAAGAACCTGatattttttctttctcttCTTCTGAAATAGTGTCCCTTCTTACAGTGTGCATTTTTTGAGAATCTTCTAGACTCAATTCTACAGCCTGAATGTAACGGGAAGATctgtaaaaaaacaaaagataattttaaaaacctgggtcaaatgcgagtcagattcgtgcaccgaggcttccgtactgcagtcgtatttgttttgatattttgtaataaatcaaaaactattatgcataaaaataaataaaaatttgtcttagaatgtacaggtaaagccctttcatatgatataggtacttagtaagtacctacttactttaaaaggttgaaaatactaattatttgttcataaacacattttaattttttttatgtaaccacaaatacacggtttcagatttttccccttatgtctgctataagacctacctacctgccaaatttcatgattctaggtcaacgggaagtaccctgtaggtttcttgacagaccgacagacagacagacaacaaagtgatcctatgagagttccgtttttccttttgaggtacggaaccctaaaaatatg of Maniola hyperantus chromosome 26, iAphHyp1.2, whole genome shotgun sequence contains these proteins:
- the LOC117994091 gene encoding uncharacterized protein; this translates as MGSAINIMDLIGAEPQGLCGWEEIFTDFDSWLCKLNRHLNKRSSRYIQAVELSLEDSQKMHTVRRDTISEEEKEKISGSLTLQHLLVEGFSIENIPHSNYKSKMDIVKNLGNFLNIFHNGDGFADYDYLLIKLLSGGKKYFYQYTRSKLLFCFIIIY